The Candidatus Zixiibacteriota bacterium genome window below encodes:
- a CDS encoding PKD domain-containing protein gives MPLSRDDGDRAMIVMGARHTRSTAALSVTWWPTTTRGVLTKGLLWVAGAMAVLWAWATPAVSQDWDSAYSYVSQPSAVGPSDSCAYPEWRAGAYKSRWYSYASPNSRRVPILSFRIGNEKATIDTLLSVRVHSMCYLPWTITRMYLYRDQNGTTDTNAYLDGADVLLDSVDVLDAFQADLSDSVVFLGLHDLVGGLSSAWYHLLVDIDSSATDDATYDNATLAVEVWDRRIQLGQASGRKWGPPSVSGLSCPPLPLPLGTNAYPIIIDNRPPEGIAFMVHKEVGCADPCDAGETIISLGDSVLVTLDVAVTDNATDTNATGWPKAFLGEFGPTVAPLSMKRHSAQRYSYPDSSGAEVWLKIPTTGVALPQELPTSLASSVFFELKDVVGNVGLCSLFVSGVDTEKPSVAPGGIGLPRGFQLQYDPNGNVVVDPGDSIRISVDSLTEPPGEICDVTATLVGWYAAPLKLTLTDPGGTGNYAAVHRVGPGLLQANAGTQLVWIVVTDNACNSDSLAATLTAAVDIVVPDVIWVDTAGSDVTGDGSYGAPFRTIQYALDVSGPDKTVMVRPGIYQGPIDFPEMQTTLLRSEQGPFVTTIVGSGSAIVPVVTMAVGGLADSAMLDGFTIRDNSLSAVCAGCAGGIYVEYPTRAVISNNIIAGNVATAGSGGISFHGLGGLIANNWIVDNQGDGGSPGALLLRDDANVKVVNNTIVGNYELSGSAAAGIRIIDINGDGQTNLLAFDNNIVAFNGPGSGFVATTLGAGAFARNNLYYNNGDGNTCPVSVSNCGWIFADPLFRNAPSGDYHLTCSSPARNNGSITSVPGSLLYDIDGDQSRTTAGKVDIGADQFYDEDKHAIFYPNDTTVCTPYTAVFINHSTCIDENWLWTFGDGGSSTAKNPVHAYGSAGDYTVRLVAWGDKDADTAYGIVHVVAPVTADFSASTTVGCKPLDVTFTPSPINASLRYVWDFGDGVVDSSTAVVTHRYDSAGVWTVILRVRSACGTTTVTKTSYITVKPPPTISITSDWVDPPPGPVCIPHTVTFGYLSDQPITAFQWDFGDNHFSTDSTPTHTYTDADTFGVQLTATSACGTTVTVRRDYIKLVPRPTATVSVTPTFLCAGQSTVRCSAAVTGQYISSEWYFGDGSAMGGPVAEHAYGAIGYYHPFFVLESMCGTDTVRATDSVGVGDQPLAAFAVSSDSGYEPFTAAFTDQSTNIPSSWQWEFGDGNTSNLRNPTNRYPPGVYQARLIALNPCGADTSASREIVVGGFAAAIVDSVGTSGDTIRYSVRVDTLVIPYDHTVTLAARLTTKPRRGTMTFSFSPSSGVPSLTSELRAIPTRDLATGDYTVEFAATDSARTDDLHAPVKKIATRSLHYVADPLLSIFPSPLVMDSAQVGFSRTDSVTLTNTSTVAEACTLTIQTPTTSGSPFDIFSGSGGTLAPQKRLKWQVRFSPLAKGDFKGWVRVRSNDPAAADDTIRVSGRGIGEQTPPRVASTSPAQGTEATIDDEVHFTFSETMVTIPLDTILSVRSRRDNAAIPGQARLMGLSLDFSPDRWFLPDDTITVILRAIVTDTNGNRLDGDSNGVEDGPPHDDYRLVFYTGPGVYPGDADRSGRIDEADILPLGLFYGLTGPEWPHIYPGLSIQPAHSWTPRAATYANTDGNDRIDSIDICAIAEYFDRDTGLAKLHHETWLAETRQWPASVLDALIAGLEDCQGNPPGQSALRVLLEEARAGQPGALPRDFALEQNYPNPFNPATVIVYSLPARTAVRLEVFDILGHRVTTLVDGEQEAGRYRALWDGRDDTGYAVGSGIYFSRLATPHYQQTRKMVLLK, from the coding sequence GTGCCGTTGAGCAGGGACGACGGCGACCGGGCGATGATCGTGATGGGTGCCCGCCACACACGTTCGACCGCGGCATTGTCCGTTACGTGGTGGCCCACAACCACACGTGGGGTTCTGACCAAGGGCCTGCTGTGGGTTGCGGGCGCCATGGCGGTGCTGTGGGCGTGGGCGACGCCGGCCGTGTCTCAGGACTGGGATAGCGCCTACTCCTACGTTTCCCAGCCGAGCGCTGTCGGCCCCTCCGATTCATGTGCTTATCCGGAATGGCGGGCCGGCGCATACAAGTCACGTTGGTACAGCTACGCCTCACCGAACAGCCGCCGTGTTCCCATCTTGAGCTTCCGGATCGGGAATGAGAAGGCGACAATCGACACCTTGTTGTCGGTGCGCGTGCACAGTATGTGTTATCTTCCATGGACCATCACCAGGATGTACCTGTACCGCGACCAGAATGGGACAACGGACACCAATGCGTACCTCGATGGCGCGGACGTCCTTCTGGATTCCGTGGACGTGCTGGATGCGTTTCAGGCGGATCTGAGTGATTCGGTCGTCTTCTTGGGGCTCCATGATCTGGTCGGGGGACTCTCTTCCGCCTGGTACCATCTCCTGGTCGACATAGATTCCTCAGCCACGGACGATGCGACATACGACAATGCCACCCTCGCCGTGGAGGTTTGGGATCGACGGATTCAGTTGGGGCAGGCGTCCGGACGGAAGTGGGGTCCGCCGTCGGTGTCTGGTCTTTCGTGCCCGCCCCTACCGCTGCCCCTGGGGACAAACGCCTACCCGATCATCATCGACAATCGGCCGCCGGAAGGCATTGCCTTCATGGTGCATAAGGAAGTGGGGTGCGCGGACCCCTGTGACGCCGGTGAGACCATCATCAGCTTGGGCGATTCCGTTCTTGTCACGTTGGATGTCGCCGTGACTGACAACGCGACCGACACCAACGCCACCGGCTGGCCGAAGGCCTTCCTGGGCGAGTTTGGTCCCACTGTCGCACCCTTGTCGATGAAGCGCCACAGCGCGCAACGATACTCGTATCCCGATTCCAGCGGTGCGGAGGTCTGGCTGAAGATCCCCACGACCGGTGTCGCACTCCCACAGGAACTGCCCACGTCGCTCGCTTCATCCGTGTTCTTCGAGTTGAAGGACGTAGTGGGCAACGTCGGATTGTGTTCGTTGTTTGTCTCCGGCGTGGACACTGAAAAGCCGTCTGTGGCACCCGGCGGGATCGGCCTGCCCCGCGGCTTCCAGCTTCAGTACGATCCCAACGGCAACGTCGTGGTCGATCCCGGAGACTCGATCCGCATCTCGGTCGACAGTCTCACGGAACCACCGGGAGAGATCTGTGACGTCACCGCTACGCTCGTGGGATGGTACGCCGCACCATTGAAGCTCACTCTGACCGACCCGGGAGGAACCGGCAACTACGCCGCCGTGCATCGTGTTGGTCCCGGTCTTCTCCAGGCGAATGCAGGAACACAGTTGGTTTGGATTGTTGTTACCGACAATGCCTGCAACTCCGATTCGCTTGCAGCGACACTGACCGCGGCGGTCGACATCGTTGTTCCTGATGTCATCTGGGTCGACACGGCAGGGAGCGACGTGACCGGTGACGGGTCATATGGAGCGCCGTTCCGCACGATTCAGTACGCATTGGACGTCTCGGGGCCGGACAAGACGGTGATGGTCCGCCCCGGGATCTACCAGGGGCCGATTGATTTTCCCGAGATGCAAACGACCCTGCTGCGTTCCGAGCAGGGGCCGTTTGTGACAACCATCGTGGGCAGCGGATCGGCGATCGTGCCGGTCGTCACGATGGCAGTGGGCGGTCTGGCCGACAGCGCGATGCTCGATGGATTCACGATCCGTGACAATTCGCTCTCAGCGGTTTGCGCCGGGTGCGCCGGGGGAATCTACGTTGAGTACCCGACTCGTGCGGTCATCAGCAACAACATCATTGCCGGCAATGTTGCGACAGCCGGATCCGGTGGAATCAGCTTCCATGGTCTCGGTGGGTTGATCGCCAACAACTGGATCGTGGATAATCAGGGGGACGGCGGCTCGCCGGGGGCGCTGCTGTTGCGCGACGATGCCAATGTCAAGGTCGTCAACAACACGATCGTCGGTAACTACGAACTGTCGGGTTCGGCCGCCGCGGGAATCCGAATCATTGACATCAATGGTGACGGCCAGACCAATCTCCTTGCCTTCGACAACAATATCGTCGCGTTCAATGGCCCGGGTAGTGGGTTCGTGGCGACGACGCTCGGTGCGGGCGCCTTCGCGCGCAACAACCTGTACTACAACAACGGCGACGGCAACACCTGCCCGGTGAGCGTGTCGAATTGCGGTTGGATCTTCGCCGACCCGCTCTTCCGCAACGCGCCGTCCGGAGACTACCACCTCACGTGCAGTTCTCCCGCACGGAACAACGGCAGCATCACATCGGTACCCGGCAGTCTACTCTACGACATCGACGGCGATCAGAGCCGCACGACGGCCGGGAAGGTGGACATTGGGGCGGACCAGTTTTACGACGAGGATAAGCACGCCATCTTCTACCCGAACGATACGACGGTGTGCACTCCGTACACGGCGGTCTTCATCAATCACTCGACCTGCATCGATGAGAATTGGTTATGGACCTTCGGGGATGGCGGCTCATCGACGGCCAAGAACCCCGTCCACGCCTATGGCAGCGCGGGTGACTACACGGTTCGCCTCGTCGCCTGGGGCGACAAGGACGCCGATACGGCCTACGGCATTGTCCATGTGGTCGCGCCGGTTACCGCCGATTTCTCGGCTTCCACGACGGTCGGGTGCAAGCCGTTAGACGTGACATTCACGCCCAGCCCGATCAATGCGTCGCTGCGATATGTCTGGGACTTCGGCGACGGCGTCGTGGATTCGAGCACCGCCGTCGTGACCCACCGGTATGATTCCGCCGGCGTCTGGACGGTGATACTGCGCGTCCGGAGTGCCTGCGGCACGACAACGGTGACCAAGACCAGCTATATCACCGTCAAGCCGCCGCCGACGATCAGCATCACCTCCGATTGGGTCGATCCGCCGCCCGGCCCGGTGTGCATTCCGCACACGGTGACATTCGGGTATCTCTCCGATCAGCCGATCACGGCATTCCAATGGGATTTCGGCGACAACCACTTCTCGACCGACTCAACGCCGACGCATACGTACACGGATGCCGACACGTTCGGTGTCCAGTTGACGGCGACCAGTGCCTGCGGCACGACGGTGACCGTTCGTCGCGACTACATCAAGCTGGTCCCGCGTCCGACCGCCACTGTGTCCGTGACGCCGACCTTCCTCTGCGCCGGCCAGAGCACGGTGCGTTGCAGCGCCGCCGTGACCGGCCAGTACATCTCATCGGAATGGTACTTCGGCGACGGCAGTGCGATGGGAGGACCGGTCGCCGAGCACGCCTATGGAGCCATCGGTTACTATCACCCGTTCTTCGTTCTCGAGAGCATGTGCGGAACGGACACCGTTCGGGCGACGGACTCGGTGGGCGTCGGGGATCAGCCGCTGGCGGCCTTCGCGGTGTCGTCCGACAGCGGCTATGAGCCGTTCACCGCGGCCTTCACCGACCAGTCCACGAACATCCCCTCGTCGTGGCAGTGGGAGTTCGGGGATGGGAACACGTCGAATCTGCGCAATCCGACGAACCGCTATCCACCCGGAGTATACCAGGCGAGATTGATCGCGCTCAATCCCTGCGGGGCCGACACGAGTGCGTCGAGAGAGATCGTCGTCGGCGGGTTTGCGGCCGCGATTGTCGATTCAGTGGGAACCAGTGGAGATACGATTCGCTATTCGGTGCGAGTCGACACCTTGGTCATTCCATACGACCACACCGTTACCCTCGCTGCGCGTCTGACGACCAAGCCACGGCGGGGCACGATGACTTTCAGTTTCTCGCCGTCATCGGGCGTTCCATCACTCACGTCCGAGTTGCGCGCCATTCCAACCCGGGATCTGGCGACAGGTGATTACACCGTGGAGTTCGCGGCGACCGATTCGGCCCGGACCGACGATCTTCACGCGCCCGTCAAGAAGATCGCCACCCGATCGCTTCATTACGTGGCAGATCCGCTGCTGTCGATCTTCCCGTCTCCTTTGGTGATGGATTCGGCGCAAGTCGGATTCTCGCGCACCGATTCGGTGACGCTTACGAACACCTCCACCGTTGCGGAGGCGTGCACGCTGACGATTCAGACGCCGACGACGTCCGGTTCGCCGTTCGACATCTTCTCGGGGAGCGGCGGCACGTTGGCTCCGCAGAAACGCCTGAAGTGGCAGGTACGGTTCAGTCCCCTGGCCAAGGGGGATTTCAAGGGATGGGTACGGGTTCGCTCCAATGACCCGGCTGCGGCCGACGACACGATCCGCGTCTCCGGGCGGGGTATCGGGGAGCAGACGCCGCCACGGGTGGCATCGACTTCTCCGGCGCAGGGTACCGAAGCGACGATCGACGACGAAGTCCATTTCACGTTCTCGGAGACGATGGTCACCATCCCCCTCGACACCATTCTCTCCGTGCGCTCCCGACGGGACAACGCCGCTATTCCCGGGCAGGCGCGGCTTATGGGTCTGTCGCTCGATTTTTCGCCGGATCGGTGGTTTCTCCCCGATGACACGATCACCGTGATCCTGCGGGCCATCGTCACCGATACGAACGGCAACCGGCTCGACGGCGACAGCAACGGTGTCGAGGATGGCCCCCCGCATGATGATTACCGGCTCGTCTTCTACACCGGCCCGGGGGTCTATCCGGGGGACGCCGACCGGAGCGGAAGGATCGACGAGGCGGACATCCTCCCGTTGGGCCTCTTCTATGGGTTGACAGGCCCAGAGTGGCCCCATATCTACCCCGGGCTTTCGATCCAGCCAGCTCACTCATGGACGCCGCGGGCGGCAACCTACGCGAATACGGACGGGAACGACCGAATCGACTCCATTGACATCTGCGCCATTGCCGAGTACTTCGACCGCGACACCGGTCTGGCCAAGCTGCATCATGAGACCTGGTTGGCCGAGACGAGACAATGGCCGGCATCGGTGTTGGATGCACTCATCGCCGGGCTTGAGGATTGTCAGGGGAATCCGCCCGGACAATCGGCGCTGCGTGTCCTCTTGGAAGAGGCACGGGCCGGTCAGCCGGGGGCGCTGCCGCGTGACTTTGCGCTCGAGCAGAACTATCCGAATCCCTTCAACCCCGCCACAGTCATCGTGTATTCGTTGCCGGCCAGAACCGCGGTCCGCCTCGAGGTGTTCGACATTCTCGGGCACAGGGTCACCACCCTTGTTGACGGCGAGCAGGAAGCGGGGAGGTACCGCGCGCTCTGGGACGGCCGCGACGACACGGGCTACGCTGTGGGCTCAGGGATCTACTTCTCCCGCTTGGCAACGCCGCATTACCAGCAGACACGGAAGATGGTGCTGCTGAAATAG
- a CDS encoding tetratricopeptide repeat protein, with product MIKEPRQRTGLRRTAAALLILCGVSALAFSGCAATADRGSMASGTTDDYARQIPKLTEQTLLAPDDPKAWTRLGEAQYHAGQIAAARESFDKALSLKSALPQAHLYLGYIAESQDSVDQALSYYAIYLDEAPGGRTADAVARRLEALRRARAAAFARNALAHERELKPTRYPDSTIGVVYFNSERLAEPMRPLARGLAEMLVTDLSKVRALRVVERLQTEKLLEELKLSHTAAFDTSTAPRLGKLLGAAHVLGGDIAELSQGRLRFDPQLVSTKTGDVDLTREQVGGVDQFFQIQKQIVLDVLKELRIEPTPEEKLAIGKIPTENFAAFLAFSRGLEYQDMGMYSEARREFQHAASVDPGFQAASERAKEMAPLTIGQAGDQPEKLETFVATTSETKEAAVGAPAATEDRLSRLLDNSGFVPETQAAGATDNPFTPPSGSTLIIIHGRFDGGPQ from the coding sequence ATGATCAAGGAACCCCGCCAGAGGACAGGTTTGCGTCGCACCGCCGCCGCGTTGTTGATCCTCTGTGGCGTGTCGGCCCTGGCGTTTTCGGGATGCGCCGCCACTGCCGACCGCGGCTCGATGGCGTCCGGAACGACCGACGACTATGCACGTCAGATTCCCAAGTTGACGGAGCAGACTCTCCTCGCACCCGACGATCCGAAGGCATGGACCCGGCTCGGCGAAGCCCAGTACCACGCCGGACAGATCGCGGCGGCACGAGAGTCGTTCGACAAGGCGCTATCGCTGAAGTCGGCGCTTCCCCAGGCGCACTTGTACCTCGGCTACATCGCCGAATCGCAGGACTCGGTCGACCAAGCGCTGAGTTATTATGCGATCTATTTGGATGAAGCGCCGGGCGGCAGGACGGCCGATGCCGTCGCGCGTCGGCTGGAGGCGCTGCGTCGGGCCCGGGCCGCAGCCTTCGCCCGCAATGCGCTGGCCCATGAACGCGAGCTGAAGCCGACCCGCTACCCTGACTCCACCATCGGCGTCGTCTATTTCAACTCCGAGCGTCTGGCCGAGCCGATGCGCCCTCTGGCCCGCGGATTGGCGGAGATGCTGGTGACCGATTTGTCCAAGGTGCGGGCATTGCGAGTCGTCGAGCGTCTCCAGACCGAGAAGTTGCTGGAGGAACTGAAACTCTCACATACGGCGGCCTTCGACACCTCGACCGCGCCCCGCCTGGGGAAGCTGCTCGGCGCGGCGCATGTTCTCGGCGGTGACATCGCGGAGTTGTCGCAGGGGCGGCTGCGCTTTGATCCGCAACTGGTGTCGACGAAGACCGGCGATGTCGATCTCACGCGCGAGCAGGTCGGTGGCGTCGATCAGTTCTTTCAGATTCAGAAGCAGATCGTCCTGGACGTGCTGAAGGAGCTGCGGATTGAGCCGACGCCGGAAGAGAAGCTGGCGATCGGTAAGATTCCCACCGAGAACTTCGCTGCGTTCCTCGCATTCTCCCGCGGTCTCGAATACCAGGACATGGGAATGTACTCCGAGGCGCGACGGGAATTCCAGCATGCCGCGTCGGTTGACCCCGGCTTCCAGGCCGCGAGCGAACGCGCCAAGGAGATGGCACCGCTCACGATCGGCCAGGCAGGCGATCAACCCGAGAAGCTGGAGACCTTCGTCGCGACAACCAGCGAGACCAAGGAAGCGGCGGTGGGAGCGCCGGCTGCCACCGAAGACCGCCTCAGTCGGTTGCTCGACAACTCCGGATTCGTTCCCGAGACCCAGGCCGCCGGCGCGACCGACAACCCCTTCACCCCTCCCAGTGGATCCACTCTGATCATCATTCACGGCCGGTTCGACGGGGGTCCGCAATGA
- a CDS encoding CsgG/HfaB family protein — MGRHRQRLPWIAAIAAAALLAWMVPGRADTPELLAQGQKLYTQGKFAEAIDLLAKLAQDSTLGNAEAKSVFLLLAKATAAKGFPDQSEAYFTKVLDIDPKYQLDTKVEPPQVQRVWFKVDEARRAAGPPDPGIKTIAVLYFENNSVADRDAMAGLSKGLAAMLVTDLSRLSDLRVVERERIQYILDEIKMEQSEYFEESSAVRVGKLLGAHTLLMGSFSKLDKKKLRIDARLVKTETGELIKAEKVEGDPRKLAQLQSDLTLKIAGDLNLTVKEMQDKAIRADGGQPIEAVLAYTRGLNLEDEQKMAAAYEAYKEALAAYPNHEAARDRLVALEPLVAAGG; from the coding sequence ATGGGTAGACACAGGCAGAGACTGCCGTGGATCGCAGCCATTGCCGCTGCGGCGCTGTTGGCATGGATGGTACCGGGGCGGGCGGATACGCCCGAGCTCCTGGCGCAGGGGCAGAAGCTCTACACGCAGGGCAAATTCGCCGAGGCCATCGACCTGTTGGCCAAGTTGGCGCAGGACTCGACGCTCGGGAATGCGGAGGCCAAGTCGGTCTTCTTGCTGCTGGCGAAGGCCACGGCCGCCAAGGGTTTTCCCGATCAATCCGAGGCGTACTTCACTAAGGTCCTCGACATCGACCCAAAATACCAATTGGACACGAAGGTGGAGCCGCCGCAAGTGCAACGCGTCTGGTTCAAGGTCGATGAGGCCCGCCGTGCCGCCGGACCGCCCGATCCTGGAATCAAAACCATTGCTGTCCTTTATTTTGAGAACAACTCGGTGGCCGACCGTGACGCCATGGCGGGCCTCTCGAAGGGCCTGGCCGCGATGCTGGTCACCGACCTGTCGCGCCTCTCCGACCTCCGGGTCGTCGAGCGGGAGCGGATTCAGTACATCCTCGATGAAATCAAGATGGAGCAGAGCGAGTACTTTGAGGAATCCAGTGCCGTGCGCGTGGGCAAGCTGCTGGGGGCGCACACATTGCTGATGGGCTCGTTCTCGAAGCTGGACAAGAAGAAGTTGCGCATCGACGCGCGACTGGTAAAGACCGAGACCGGCGAATTGATCAAGGCCGAGAAGGTCGAGGGGGATCCGCGCAAGCTGGCGCAATTGCAGAGCGATCTGACGTTGAAAATCGCCGGGGACTTGAATCTGACCGTCAAGGAGATGCAGGATAAGGCCATCCGTGCCGATGGCGGTCAGCCGATTGAGGCGGTTCTGGCCTATACACGTGGTCTGAACCTCGAGGATGAGCAGAAGATGGCGGCGGCCTATGAGGCGTACAAGGAAGCGCTGGCGGCCTACCCCAACCACGAGGCGGCGCGCGACCGGTTGGTGGCCCTCGAACCATTGGTCGCAGCGGGAGGTTGA
- a CDS encoding cohesin domain-containing protein: MRCTFCIAAALLTCVAIVGCGDTPTGPDPGVALKLNIALETPALASRVRVVTLTVRYANSLVPDRIDTLRFVDGEVRDTISIVPADSVLFILRALDQGGVLLYEGSAARHVVPGSRLEVSILLRPAVLMLRVGPMFQTTTLSTENLVGVYIDVYNVDSLFGAAFRVRYDTTILRFAGATGGDFLRGTGSPGLPLLEFVKDTLDFVAYSVSRMREPSGAVPPGVSTDTLPGRLVSFTFAKVGAGTSELTLDATAVLQDRYGKPVTGHQALVLESATVRVE, encoded by the coding sequence ATGAGGTGTACGTTCTGTATCGCCGCCGCGCTGCTCACGTGCGTAGCCATCGTGGGGTGTGGTGACACGCCGACAGGCCCCGATCCCGGCGTCGCCCTGAAGCTCAACATCGCACTGGAAACCCCGGCGCTGGCATCCCGCGTCCGCGTCGTGACTCTGACGGTCCGCTATGCCAATTCCCTGGTGCCCGATCGCATCGACACGCTGAGATTCGTCGATGGTGAGGTGCGGGATACGATCAGCATTGTCCCCGCCGATTCCGTTCTGTTCATCCTGCGGGCGCTGGATCAGGGCGGCGTCCTCCTCTACGAGGGGAGCGCGGCGAGACATGTGGTCCCCGGTTCGCGCCTCGAGGTCTCGATTCTCCTGCGTCCGGCGGTCCTGATGCTCCGCGTCGGGCCGATGTTTCAGACGACGACTCTGAGCACTGAGAATCTCGTGGGGGTCTATATCGACGTCTACAACGTCGATTCCCTGTTCGGCGCGGCGTTTCGTGTCCGCTACGACACGACGATTCTCCGCTTTGCCGGAGCGACCGGCGGGGATTTTCTGCGGGGGACGGGTTCGCCGGGGTTGCCGCTTCTTGAGTTCGTCAAGGACACACTGGATTTCGTCGCGTATTCCGTCAGTCGCATGCGCGAGCCATCGGGGGCAGTTCCCCCTGGTGTCTCGACCGACACGCTGCCGGGGCGGCTGGTGTCGTTCACGTTCGCCAAGGTGGGCGCGGGAACGAGTGAGTTGACGCTCGATGCCACGGCGGTGCTTCAGGATCGGTACGGCAAGCCGGTGACGGGCCATCAAGCGCTGGTGTTGGAATCGGCGACCGTACGCGTGGAGTAA
- a CDS encoding holo-ACP synthase produces MIVGLGIDQIEIARIKRAWKRHGERLARRVYTPDEWHYCLSRPDPVSSLAARFAAKEAAMKALGRGWPGGISYTDIEVTRESSGRPGLQFRNAAARRAEAIGCHRAVVSLSHDQTFASATVVLESA; encoded by the coding sequence ATGATCGTCGGCCTCGGCATCGATCAGATCGAAATCGCGCGCATCAAGCGTGCTTGGAAACGCCACGGCGAGCGATTGGCGCGTCGGGTCTACACGCCCGATGAGTGGCACTATTGTCTTTCGCGTCCTGATCCCGTTTCGTCACTAGCGGCCCGATTCGCGGCCAAAGAGGCGGCGATGAAGGCCCTCGGTCGCGGCTGGCCGGGCGGAATCTCGTACACCGACATTGAAGTCACCCGTGAGTCCAGCGGCCGTCCCGGCCTGCAATTCCGCAATGCCGCCGCGCGCCGCGCCGAGGCAATCGGATGTCATCGCGCGGTTGTGAGTCTGTCGCACGATCAGACTTTCGCCTCGGCAACCGTCGTGCTAGAGAGCGCGTAG
- a CDS encoding serine/threonine-protein kinase, which yields MIGRTFGDYRILEKRGEGGMGMFYRAVDVRLDRTVGLKTLRAELVDEPGVLERLQAEAKSLARLDHPNIARLLHYLVAEGQHFIVMEYVDGPDLAAKVRQEGLLPVPTLAAIVHQMCAAIGYAHSKNVIHRDIKPSNVLVTADGTVKVTDFGIAKILGVSAKTRTGMAAGSLPYMAPEQVRGTGVDARTDIYQLGVALFELTTGRRPFEGETEYELMTMHLETPPPRPSSVNPQLGPGIDEVILKALAKSPEDRFQTAIELDGQLQAAVGTRSEGTELRAATSPAPSTVARGESGGQSDSREHREAATIFPQAPRPAPTASPPGTEPLGTLPPKKRRNAWALLGAATVMIAAALLLWHPWTQPPPTGEPEPSTVVPAAPVTAPAPAQITLTANIPGEGRDRVRLLTLTTTHPDLGARIDTIVASDGGVHQLMELPAGGSLRFTLKGIDRDGQVAVEGEAIRTVAVAETATVEIPIRVRPLLAMGTPRDTTRETAKPPPAVTQPTQEPPRNSPNLTVDVQPFSLRGDVDQVWIDGRKLTGRLPLPTRAAPGVRFVRWQIGSDRFTDTVTVGDVATGCALFVEVGEGRLNVTAPFADGGFGEIWLDGIDMGQGTPGELRAIPSGPHELTIVRDGYRMRDGPQIVRVRANDRTRVSIEMVPK from the coding sequence ATGATCGGCAGAACGTTCGGCGACTATCGCATTCTGGAAAAGCGCGGCGAAGGGGGCATGGGGATGTTCTACCGTGCCGTCGACGTTCGTCTCGACCGGACGGTCGGTCTCAAGACCCTGCGCGCCGAGCTCGTCGACGAACCCGGAGTCTTGGAGCGTCTGCAAGCCGAGGCGAAGTCGTTGGCCCGACTCGATCATCCGAACATTGCGCGGCTTCTCCACTATCTGGTCGCCGAGGGGCAGCACTTCATCGTGATGGAGTATGTCGATGGTCCCGACCTGGCGGCCAAGGTCCGGCAGGAGGGATTGCTGCCTGTGCCGACTCTGGCCGCGATTGTCCACCAGATGTGCGCCGCCATCGGGTACGCCCACAGCAAGAACGTCATCCATCGAGACATCAAGCCGTCCAATGTTCTGGTGACGGCCGACGGCACGGTCAAGGTCACCGACTTTGGAATCGCCAAGATCCTCGGCGTGTCGGCCAAGACCCGTACCGGGATGGCGGCCGGCTCGCTCCCCTACATGGCTCCCGAGCAGGTGCGCGGGACCGGCGTCGACGCCCGGACCGACATCTACCAGTTGGGTGTCGCACTCTTTGAACTGACGACCGGGCGGCGTCCCTTCGAAGGGGAAACAGAATACGAGTTGATGACGATGCACTTGGAGACCCCGCCTCCCCGGCCGTCGTCGGTCAATCCCCAGCTTGGGCCCGGCATCGACGAGGTCATCCTCAAGGCGCTGGCCAAATCGCCGGAAGACCGTTTCCAGACGGCCATCGAACTGGATGGGCAACTGCAGGCCGCCGTTGGCACAAGATCTGAGGGCACCGAGCTACGTGCCGCGACGTCACCTGCTCCTTCGACCGTGGCCAGGGGCGAGAGCGGTGGACAGTCAGATTCCAGAGAGCACCGGGAAGCGGCAACGATCTTCCCGCAAGCACCACGACCGGCTCCGACGGCGTCACCACCCGGCACGGAGCCGCTCGGGACCCTGCCACCGAAGAAACGCAGAAACGCGTGGGCATTACTCGGTGCCGCGACGGTCATGATCGCCGCGGCGCTGTTGTTGTGGCATCCCTGGACACAGCCACCTCCGACAGGGGAACCAGAGCCATCGACGGTAGTGCCCGCGGCTCCGGTCACCGCTCCAGCTCCAGCCCAGATCACATTGACCGCCAATATCCCCGGTGAAGGCCGGGACCGTGTACGCCTCCTCACGCTGACGACCACTCATCCGGATCTGGGAGCCCGAATCGACACTATTGTGGCCTCCGATGGAGGCGTGCATCAATTGATGGAGCTTCCCGCGGGTGGAAGTCTCCGCTTCACCTTGAAGGGAATCGACAGAGACGGGCAAGTCGCTGTCGAAGGGGAGGCGATCCGCACCGTGGCTGTGGCAGAGACGGCAACCGTCGAAATCCCGATACGGGTCCGCCCGCTGCTCGCGATGGGCACCCCCCGCGACACAACCCGCGAGACAGCCAAGCCGCCGCCAGCCGTCACACAGCCGACTCAAGAGCCGCCAAGGAACAGCCCGAATCTGACCGTCGACGTGCAGCCCTTCTCGTTGCGCGGCGACGTCGATCAGGTGTGGATCGATGGGCGCAAGTTAACAGGTCGACTGCCGCTCCCGACACGTGCTGCGCCAGGCGTGCGGTTTGTCCGTTGGCAGATCGGCAGTGATCGATTCACGGACACGGTAACGGTCGGCGACGTCGCGACCGGCTGCGCGTTGTTCGTCGAGGTGGGCGAGGGGCGGCTCAACGTGACCGCGCCGTTTGCCGACGGGGGGTTCGGAGAGATCTGGTTGGACGGCATCGACATGGGACAGGGGACTCCCGGTGAGTTGCGCGCCATACCGTCCGGCCCCCACGAGTTGACGATTGTCCGGGATGGATACCGGATGCGTGACGGGCCGCAGATTGTCCGCGTCAGGGCGAATGACCGCACGCGGGTCTCAATCGAGATGGTCCCGAAGTAG